The nucleotide window AAAGAACTTCGAAATGAACTCCAAAAAAATCACTGTCATCCTTCTTGTCGCAATTGTTGCCGTGGCGTTTCTCTTCGGCATGAACGTGTACCAGCGCCGTGTTGAGAATGCACAGGCCGAAAAAGTCAGCCAATCGGAAAGCAGCCTGGTGCGGGCGCATTCCACCATCCTGGGGCCCCAAGACGCGCGCGTGACCATCGTCGAATTTTTCGACCCGGCGTGTGAGACCTGCCGTGCGTTCTACCCCTTCGTCAAGGATCTGATGAAGAAGTACCCGAACGACGTGCGGCTGGTCATTCGTTACGCGCCTTTCCACAACGGCTCGGACAAAGTGGTCAAGATGCTGGAGGCCGCCAAGCGCCAGGACAAATACCTGCCTGTTCTGGAAATGGTGTTGGCCGCCCAACCGATGTGGGCCGACCATGGCAACCCCAATGTGGAGCTGGCCTACCAGGCCGCAGCACAGGCGGGCCTGGATATCAAAAAAGCGCTGGCCGATGCGCAAGACCCTGCCATCGACACGGCGCTCAGGCAAGACATTCAAGACTTGACGACGCTGCAGGTCACCAAGACGCCCACTTTTTTTGTGAATGGAAAAGGCTTGCCCACCTTTGGTTCCGAGCAACTCGCTGCCTTGGTGGCCGAAGAGGTTGCCAAGAGCCGGAAATGAGGGCGTATCCATGCAGACAAGTCATCTTCTGGCAGGCGGGCAACGTAGGGGGCCGGTCTCTTGCCCACATGGTCAGCTGTCGCGCTGGGTGCCGCTGGTCGCAGCGCTCTGGATGGGAGCGCTGCATCCTTCGTATGGCGAGCCGTTGTCGGGCAAATCCAGGCCGGTGGCCGAAGCCAGGCCAACGCCATCCACCGATGGCGTGGCAGAGGCCCGGTTGATAGAGGTGTACCGCCAGATCGCCAACGCCAACCACCGCGACGCCTTGCGCAGGGCGGAGAAGCTGGTCACGGACTACCCGCATTTTCAGTTGGCCCAGTTGGTCTACGGCGACCTGCTGTCCACCCAGACACGGCCCCTGCAGGCGGTGGGTGATGTCCCCTCTGATTTGGCGCGGGCCGGTGCCGAGAATCTGAACGCACTGCGGTCTGAGGCACAACTGCGCATTGCGGCCATCAAGGAGCGTCCTCCTGCAGATGCCCTCCCTTCCCAATTCGTGGCCTTGTCCCGGCGCAACAAACACGCTATCGCGGTAGACACCGCCAAGGCACGCCTGTATCTGTTCGAGAACACGGGTAACGGCACCCGTTTGCTGGCGGACTATTACATCTCGGTGGGCAAAGCGGGGGTGGGGAAAAATGTGGAAGGTGACCTGCGCACCCCGTTGGGTGTCTATTTCATCACCAGCAGCCTGGACCCCAAAAGTCTGCCCGACTTGTATGGCTCGGGGGCGCTGCCGGTCAGCTACCCCAATGTGCTGGATGTGCGCAGAGGCAAAACCGGCAGTGGCATCTGGCTGCATGGCACGCCATCGCACCAGTTCACACGCGAGCCCCAGGCCACCGAAGGCTGTGTCGCGGTGGCAAACCCCGATCTGGACCGCATCATCCGTACCGTGGAAATTCGCACGACGCCGGTGCTGATTGGCAAAAACTTCCGCTGGTTGCGCCCGTCCCAACTGGCCGCTGAAAAGCAGTTGTTGACCGATACCCTGAAGACCTGGGCCCAAACCAAGAAAGACGGGCAGGCGGCGGACCTGCTCCGGTTCTACGCCAACGATTTCAATGCGGATGGCAAGGACCTGGCCCAGTTCGCCCAGGGATTGCGCACCGAGCTGCAAAAGCTTGGCGGGCGGGCGGTGCAGCTCAGAGACCTGTCGCTGATCCGCTGGACGGACGAGGCCGAGATCCTGGTGGTGACCTTTGGCGAGGTGGTGATGGGCGAGCGCTCCGGGCGCACGGTGCGCCAATACTGGCAACGCCGCGCCAATGTATGGAAGATCATTTACGAAGGCGTTGCCGGGTGAGTACAGCGGTGGATTTACCCCTGTGGCTGCGTGGATTTTTATAAAAAGCGGCCGAAACCCTTTTGGAGTATGCGCAAACAGCTATTAAAACGATAGTGTTTGCATCGGCGCCCTCGGCGCACCTGTAGCGCATGGGCATCTTGCCAACACCGGACAACCGGCGGCACGTCGCGTTCAAGACCCGCATTGCCTGGTGGGGCGCGACCAAGCGCTCTGGGGGCAGGCCGCAGGGCGTGGGGGGAAGGGTTTCACACAACTGTCACGTTGGGTTTCTAGCATAGGGGTATCCATCCCCCAACCCTGGAAAACCGACCATGACATCACTGCAACAACCCGGCCGGCGCACGGCGCTCAAATTCCTTGCCACGGCGCCCATGTTGCCCCTGAGCACCCTTGGTGCAAGTACCTTGCTCGGCGGTTGTGCCACTACTGGTACGGCCATGTCCAGCGCCCCATTTGCGTCGGCGGCCTTCAGCGCCATGGCCGCCCCCACACTGGCCAATCCGGCTGCCATGGCGACCACTACCGTGGCCTCCAGCCTGCAAGTGACCCTGCAGGATGGCACCACCCGTGCGTACAAGCTGGCGTACGAGCCTTTCTTCATCACCGGTGACCAAGTGCCCGATGGCAAAGGCGGCACCGTGCTGGCCGGCGGCTACGTGGATATTCTGAACAAGCCCATTTTCGACAAATCGGTCCCAGGCAAAGAACGTCAGTTTTTCTCGGACTGCCCGGATGGCACCTCCCTGTTGCAACTGCCAACGACGACGGTCAAGGGCATCAAGGGCAAGGCCGTGTTTGCCGTAGTTCAGTTTGAATACACCAATGCCGACCAATCCGGCGCCGATGCCTATGGCACCTTGCCATCCCCCATCGCGGTGTTGACGTTGGACCAAGACCCCACCACGGGCAAACTCACACTGGTGAAGTACCACAACGTGGACACCTCGCAGGCGCAAGGTCTGTGGATCACCTGTGGTTCGAGCCTGTCGCCCTGGGGTACGCATCTGTCCAGTGAAGAGTACGAACCCGATGCCTTCTCGGTGGCGGACAACAAGGTCTTCAAATCCTTCAGCAAAAATCTGTTTGGTGACGAAAGCATTGCCAACCCTTACCACTATGGCCATCAGCCCGAAGTGACGGTGAACCCCGACGGTTCTGGCACCCTGGTCAAGCACTATTGCATGGGCCGCCTGTCGCACGAGCTGATCCAGGTCATGCCAGACAACCGTACCGCGCTGATGGGCAACGACGCCACCAACAGCGGCCTGTTCATGTTCGTGGCGGACAAGGAAAAACAGCTGTCTGCAGGTACCTTGTATGTGGCCAAGTTGGGCGCAGGCTTCTCTATCGACCCTGCTGCGCCTGGCGCCAAGATCAGCTGGATCAAACTGGGCCATGCCACCAGCGACGACATTGAAAAAATGGCCAACACGCTCAAGCCCACGGACATCATGGATGTCCGCAAGGCCGACCCGAGCGACGCCAGCTTCACCAAGATTTTCTACAACGGCACCGCCAACTGGATCAAGGTCAAGCCTGGCATGGAAAAGGCCGCCGCTTTCCTGGAAACCCAGCGTTACGCCTACCTGATGGGGGGCAGCATGGGCTTCACCAAGATGGAAGGCACGACCGTCAACATCAAGGACAAGATTGCCTACTCGGCACTGCAAAACATCCAGGACTCCATGGTCAAGGACGGCAAGGGATGGAATGCCCAAAGCGGCATTACCGTGAACAAGGCCTTGATCGCGGGTGGCGTGATGGCCCACAACCTGGCAGGCGGCCAGGCTGACCAAACCGGCGCTGCCATCAAGAGCGAGTGGGTACCCCACCAGATGCGTGCCTTGTTCATGGGTGAGGACATCGCCTCGGACGCTTTGGGCAATCTGGCCAATCCGGACATGGTGTCCAACCCCGACAACCTCAAGTTCTCGGAGAAGCTGCGGACCTTGTTCATTGGCGAGGACAGCAGCACCCACGTGAACAACTTCGTGTGGGCCTACAACGTGGACACCAAGAAGTTCAGCC belongs to Rhodoferax saidenbachensis and includes:
- a CDS encoding L,D-transpeptidase family protein; this translates as MQTSHLLAGGQRRGPVSCPHGQLSRWVPLVAALWMGALHPSYGEPLSGKSRPVAEARPTPSTDGVAEARLIEVYRQIANANHRDALRRAEKLVTDYPHFQLAQLVYGDLLSTQTRPLQAVGDVPSDLARAGAENLNALRSEAQLRIAAIKERPPADALPSQFVALSRRNKHAIAVDTAKARLYLFENTGNGTRLLADYYISVGKAGVGKNVEGDLRTPLGVYFITSSLDPKSLPDLYGSGALPVSYPNVLDVRRGKTGSGIWLHGTPSHQFTREPQATEGCVAVANPDLDRIIRTVEIRTTPVLIGKNFRWLRPSQLAAEKQLLTDTLKTWAQTKKDGQAADLLRFYANDFNADGKDLAQFAQGLRTELQKLGGRAVQLRDLSLIRWTDEAEILVVTFGEVVMGERSGRTVRQYWQRRANVWKIIYEGVAG
- a CDS encoding PhoX family protein, yielding MTSLQQPGRRTALKFLATAPMLPLSTLGASTLLGGCATTGTAMSSAPFASAAFSAMAAPTLANPAAMATTTVASSLQVTLQDGTTRAYKLAYEPFFITGDQVPDGKGGTVLAGGYVDILNKPIFDKSVPGKERQFFSDCPDGTSLLQLPTTTVKGIKGKAVFAVVQFEYTNADQSGADAYGTLPSPIAVLTLDQDPTTGKLTLVKYHNVDTSQAQGLWITCGSSLSPWGTHLSSEEYEPDAFSVADNKVFKSFSKNLFGDESIANPYHYGHQPEVTVNPDGSGTLVKHYCMGRLSHELIQVMPDNRTALMGNDATNSGLFMFVADKEKQLSAGTLYVAKLGAGFSIDPAAPGAKISWIKLGHATSDDIEKMANTLKPTDIMDVRKADPSDASFTKIFYNGTANWIKVKPGMEKAAAFLETQRYAYLMGGSMGFTKMEGTTVNIKDKIAYSALQNIQDSMVKDGKGWNAQSGITVNKALIAGGVMAHNLAGGQADQTGAAIKSEWVPHQMRALFMGEDIASDALGNLANPDMVSNPDNLKFSEKLRTLFIGEDSSTHVNNFVWAYNVDTKKFSRLMSMPVGAEATGLGVVDDLNGWTYITTNFQHPGDWIPKLHGKVQATLDPLVRANYKNRFGAAVGYLTGAPAAIKLG
- a CDS encoding DsbA family protein; the protein is MNSKKITVILLVAIVAVAFLFGMNVYQRRVENAQAEKVSQSESSLVRAHSTILGPQDARVTIVEFFDPACETCRAFYPFVKDLMKKYPNDVRLVIRYAPFHNGSDKVVKMLEAAKRQDKYLPVLEMVLAAQPMWADHGNPNVELAYQAAAQAGLDIKKALADAQDPAIDTALRQDIQDLTTLQVTKTPTFFVNGKGLPTFGSEQLAALVAEEVAKSRK